The DNA window agaaattgTTTGGTCCAGTGGATTTAAAGATCAAGCCATGTTATACTTTATTCAAATTGTGAGTGATTATACAAACCAAATAGATActatgaaaaaacaaattgaaGACATGCAAAAAGAGAAGAAGATGAATAAGTCAGCACCTAATGATTATTCTGTTAACTCCATGTCAAGCCAATTTActtattcattaaataacaACTTATCCATTATGCCTCCACAAAATAACTACATGTCCAGTAATTCCCAGTTTGATAAGTATGACATGTTTAGTAACAACGCTCATTTTTGAGGAGAACCGACAACAGTACAAAATTAGGGTtcagaagaagaaaaaaagcgaaagaaaaaaggaaaagtttTTAATGCAAAATTACAGACACGCATACacgtatgtgtacatataaatggtgtgcatatatatatatatatatatataaatgtatgtatatacatacgtttGTATCTGTGTACATACCTTTACTGTCTACCATTTTTGGAATATAcgtgttttcttttttcattgtttCCCTACGTAgaaagtttatattttttatgaattttgaagttattgttatattaaatttatatacattttttttatttgtttttcgtATGTTATCTTAAACAAGCCTTTGtagcatataatatattatttgatgTCAAAGTAGACAAAAAAGGgcgcaaaaaaaataagtaaaaattggaaaaaatggaaaaaataaaaaaaagcaaatacAGAATAATATTGAAGCagttattttataaaaaatgttcatattGAGAATATCGACTTGTGCATAATGCTTATATTGTTGTGTAcatattatgtgtatatggttaacattatatatagcTTGAATGTAGTAACCCACATTGCTAAACAAGGTTATAGCACGCTACCATTTACcctgttatattttatatttctgtaCTATTGTTAAAACTTCtcaaaatataacttttgttaaaaaaaaattttaaattattttattaaaacatttaagaCATACATTTCACCTATTACCAAAAAATTCCAGacaacttttaaaaatgtaaaataaatttaaaatatgaggAATATTGTCTAAATATTTTgagagcaaaaaaaaaataaaataaaataaaaaaaccttgattaaaattttattcaaaaatatggttcttttttaataacaaatttaaatattagggtaaaaaaaaaaaaaaaagtaaaaataaaaataaataaaatttaataatttctgTGCGGTTGGTTCCACGtatgtacaaaaatatatatgcgaacacatatatattacatatgtatatacctTCAGGTATACGTGTGTACCTATATTTATAcgacaaaatatataaaaaaataatttttaattaaaatacaatCTAGTTCAACACATGCAAAAGAACGGAGAAATGACTGATGAAGTCTCAATGGAAACGTCGGAGGAAATGGTAGACAACGCTTCTGTTTAAAGCATTTTATCATGCTTTCTAATCAACTTTATGCATGCCGGGTCTGCTTCACTGAATGCATATCCCAGTGATTTGGATTTTTCAATGACCTGTAAgtgcaataaaaaaaaaaataataaaataaaaaataataacaaataacaaataacaacaaataatacatgttaatatatatatatatatataaaggatACTAAACTTTTgggaaaagaaataatatgcaTTATGTTCTTAAGAAATGCAATatgaaaatgttaaaaaatacatatatttttttgtttctttaaaTTGCTACAATTTTTTCCTCTATTTGATTATTGTCATCACTAATTTGCTCAATAATATTAggtccttttttttcatcttcctgtaagtagcaaaaaaaaaaaaaaaataatcataataaaataaaaattaattcgtGTATATCTTATTTTCTTAGTTTGACAAATggatgaaaatttaaaaaaaaaaaaaaaaaaaaaccttattattattttctagttttatcattttaacatattttattttatctcgctttttatttttttatttttttcgtttttactTGGTCAACGAGGATATGATAAACCTCCGGGTTGAAATTTCTTTTGATAACTTTGTATATGTAATCTCTTGATAAAGCTGTAAATAGACCTAACAAAACAACTAGCCAAAAACGGAGTGATTGGGCTAATATTATGGCAGTTCCTAAGAAATGATTGCTTCCGAAGCACATGAAGGAACAAGCAACtgacaaaataataaatgcaaATATACTCATAAAAACTGCAGTAATTTGAagtacatttaaataatatgtttctagcaaaatttttaaattgacAACTAAAACTGTTAAGAAATATGTCACACAGCCAACTGTCCACATATCATAAGGTGTGCCATCGGAATTTGGGATATTATAGTaggataaaaaatacaaaggAATCATAAAAACAACTAATCCATGAAAAAGGCTATTAATAACCCAAGAAACAAAAGtacttatattaaaataataatgatatataccTAATTTATACAAACTTGGTGTCACCAATGCTGTATTTAAACTAACATCCTTGTCTAATATTGCATGTATTATGACGGGTACagaagtaaaaattatattatgtaaatgcAGTAAAAATTCatagtaaattttttgaCCTGAATATAAAGACAGAGAACCAAAAATAAACAATGGAAACActaaaacaatatttttataaaacatataaaccACCAATTTACTTATTCTCCTGTATGACAATCTACCATgtactaataataaattttttaaaaaacgaaATTGACTTATACCATAATCAGAAGAATTGAATGCTTGAACTCCTTCTTGTCCTCTAATGCCTATTCCTATATTTGCCCTATTAATCATATTACGATCGTTTGCTCCATCCCCTATTGctaatgtaattttatttaataatctATTTGCCGAAGATACGATAGCTCCTTTTTGATACGGACTAACTCTAGCACATATAACAGAAGAACACTTATCAGCTAGATAAAAAAACTTTCTTTCAAATTTTTcacttaataatatatctaatacCGTACCATCAACAACTAACACATGATTATATGTGCTTATTAACATCTTATATTCATCTGGACTTAATGATAAagtattttcttctttaaaggaaaaacaacTTTTAAAgaaccctttttttttttcatttattttattggtAAAATCATAATGGGGTATGtttaatgttttttctatatttaaaatatcctcatctaatttttccattaatTCATCTTCACAAGTAATTAAGTCTTCTGTGTATATAAATTGATCTGAGTAATTATCTATCACATTTGCAGCAATTCCAATATTCATTGCTGTTTCAATTTTATCACCTGTTAACATCCATATATGAATTCCAGCTAATCTCAAATCTTCAATAGTTGAACTAACCCCCTCTTGTAATTTATCTTCTATACCTGTAACTCCCTGCAATATTAGGTTATTTTCAATATGATCAGCTacattttctaaattttcatCTCTATCTTTTACACTTACCATTGcttctttatataatttataccaCTCTGCAAAGGTTTCTTCACTTAATTCTCTTTGTGCTATACATAACGTTCTTAATCCTTCGTCAGCATATGTTTCCATATGTTCAATAGTCATTTCATCTACATCCGTCTTGtttgctaatttttttaatataacacTTCCAGCTCCCTTACAAAATAGCATTATCTTTGATTTCTTACAGTTCTTGCAGCTGAATACCTCTTTATTGTCCTTATCTTTACATCTGTCATTACCACTGCTGTTTATATTGacattgctattattattattattattattattactactattctTTCCGTTGTTGTTTATGCTATTGTTACCGATTTGAACATCTGTAATATCTTCTCTCCACTTGGAGGACAAAATTAGCTCCTTTTTTCCTAACGAACTTCTATCATTCGAGgcattttccatattttcatttttattctgttcttccttataataattttctttttcacttCCATCTATCTTATCGAAGTTACGCGCTTTGTTCTTAGCTTCTTTTGTAAAATCATCATTAGAAGAACTGTTAATAACTGGTATTCTACAAATAACACTactcatttttcttttacttgtAAATTCAATAGATGCTAGTGTCTCAATCTCATATACTTttccaaaaatatttattctatattttcCATCCTTTCTACATAAGAAAGTAATTCCAAAATGCTTAGCTGCATATACTAATGCTTCTTCATCTGGGCTACTGGAAGAATAGGTACTAACCATATCACTGTTATTATCGCATATAACTGCATGATTAATAgctaaatgaagaaaaaaactaATTAAAGATGCATGATTAAAATGATTTACATCCTTCAGATGATTTTCTAAATCCTCATCTACTATGTTTACATTGGGGGTTTTTATATTCGATGTTGCAACAGGTTCATCTGGAAtctccatatttttttttttcataatatttctttttatttctgttAATCCATTTCCGTATGATATACCATTAACTGCACATTTTCTAAATTCCATTATATTACATGTTAATGTTCCTGTTTTatcagaaaaaatatattctatttgACCCAATTCTTCAATTAAACTTGATGTTCTTGGCACcgcattaaaataaatgcaatttttttccttataatCTTTAAATGTCATAACTCTTGATAACTGCCTTTTTGTGATATTTGTGCCAGTATTACTCGAAGTTTCCTTATTCGTGTTCGATGGAAAATTATTTCCGCCTTTTTTATGTTCTTCCAACTTATCACGGGAAATGTTCGATACCTCAGAAGGTAGTTTGTTAATGCTGCTGTTCATATTGCTGTTAGTTTgtctgttattattactattattattactactgctattgttattacAGTTGCTATTGTTATTACAGTTGCTATTGTTATTACAGTTGCTGCTATTATTACAGTTGCTGCTATTATTACAGTTGCTGCTATTATTACAGTtgctgctattattattattattattattatctttgATGCCCAACTCAAACGAATCTCCAGCGTTCATATTTGCAACATCTTTCTGCTCTGAAAACGTAGGGGGATCTGCCTGAATTTTATGAAACATATTAGTGTCACATGATATGAAATACGCTTGAATAACCTTAACAAAACTCATAGTAACAATTAAACATATAGGAATAAAATTTGCAGTTATAACAACCCacgagaaaaaagaaatggtACCAACTATGAATGGTTTTTTGGATTCTTCTAAAGTAAAAGGTAAATATTTGTActtacttttttttgatGAACTAACAATTAAAGCATTGTAATATGCAgatattaaacaaataatcaTTTGAATAAGCCAAATTATGACTgtcattttatttgttaatatttctaGTTTacttgtttttataattggTTTACTAGAATTCATTTGTATTTTCGTTTCtttacctatatatataactatgcCAATTATCCAATCtgtatttttcaatttacaACCTCTTAATACAAAATGTTTCTCATCAAAAggtattcttatatatttatcttccTTATCAATACTGAGTTCATCACCCCAATCATCAATCCTGTTACCTTTGTTGctactttttttacttaaatcTGCACTTGATAATCTCCTTTTACGATATTCTATTTGTTCTGTTGTTTGTCTTAGTAATTCTGCTAAATCATTATTTGATGATGTATCTGTTtgtttatctttttcaaaaaatatggtACCATACATAGTTGTTAAATCTTTATTTGGTTTTTCGCTTATTATAAAACCTTTTAACTCTTTCACTTTTTCAATTGCTTGACTTCTATTAGaacttaatatattaaatataaagctATTAGCTTCCTTTACTTTTAGATTTGTTTCTCCATCTAAACTTGCTGTCTCTACAAAAGCTATTCCATTCTTGTCACTAGTacttagtaataatatatcggcacaaaaaaattcagaccttttacataaaataatatcacCTGAATTTATATCCTTCCATCTCTTCTTAGTAGTACCATCTATATGCTCCAAAGAATCTTCAAAATTGTTCataaatacacatacatCCGTTATTTCATCAACAAAATTGTCATcataatcaaaaaaattttcagcACTAGCTACTTTGggttttctaaaaaaaaaattttttatttttctaaaaatatttttaccaCTACTGTCATTAACTTGTTCAATTTTGGCTTCATCTAACACAACATAACACATCCGATTGTTTTCGATCTTATCAGTTTTGTGTCTATTCCAATCTTCATATGCATCTTTAAAAGCAttacaaattaaaacaatCGACAAGGGAAATAAAATGGTAGGTAATCTATTAGTTGCCGTGAACTGTGGAACTAGTTGTAGAATACCAATAATAAAGAAGTACACATTTGATATCTTATGAAATTGCTCATATGCATTTAGaaagagaaaattaaaaattgtatattttgaCGTAATCACTGAgttattataactttttttgtttgcgctgtttatgtttattctAATTCCATTGGCATCACTACAAAATgatggggaaaaaaaaaaaaatgataataattagACAATGAAACAAGTTAAGGGATAGAAGAAATAGATAACATTtcgcatatttatataatattaaataattttaactcATATGAACTAATATtaagtaatattaaataatcgTGTGTACGCCTAATCCGGAcgtagatatatatttatattggtggaaaaatacttaaatatataaatcataaaataattaaaaaaaaaaaaacgtcATACAAAAGGCAACAAAAGTATTCAGTAAAGAGAAAAAGCGTAAAGCAATAAAAACACACAAGTTCatgtatgtacaaatatgtacatatatatatatatatatatatatatataactattaaTCATGCTTCATGCaacacaaaatattaaagaataaagaTGTTGATTATAGTTCTTGTATCAACATGCTTCTACATTTTCTGttatcatttattcattctatatgtatttaataaaatggcttatttttatacatatggCTAATTATTAAAGATGTTGTATGTGTTTAGCCATCTTTCGTCATcttttattacaattttcAACTTCTATTTACTCATTTATCTAGTAACACAAATATAactactttttctttttgtttatatttgttatgtTATTTCcgcataatattttttcttcgtACGTTATTTACAAAGCCAAATTTTGCGAAAAGAAAAGGTGGATACTTATAAATGaacacacatatgtatatgaatttaaatatatatatatatatatatgcacttttttttttaagtataaaaacatttcacttaatatattatatcaattttttacttaatgtAAGAATAACTAatttaggaaaaaaatgacaaagaaatggaatttataatatatttatgtatatatttaaactaattcatataattaattgGTCACTGTCTTAATATGTTTTCTCTCGTTATACTATGAAAAATgttttacaattaaaaatgtaattattctgtaattattatttatcttaCTCATAATTTCCTCTTATAAAATTCAGAGTTTTCCTATAAAGTAAGGACATTATTACTTCTTATTTCTGTTTTTCTTGATAATTAAGTTATgcaaattttgtatatattttatatataaatgaaagtGCAACgcattgttttttttttttttttttcttttaaatttctaatattttagttctagatttcaaaaaaatagcaTAATTTTGCTAAAAggatgaaaaatatgaattaaatttAGTGTTTCaatttaatacaaaatatgaaaaattagtaaaactatatataatCAGAAAGTAtcaaaaattaacataaattattaaaatttattaaaaattatcaaaaataatacaaaataacacataataacaaaatagcACAAAATAATACACAATACACATTAAtacacaataaaaaaaaaaaaatcatcaaAATTAATCATAATTCAAAAttggtaataaaaaatattctatgAAAATGTGTttacagttatatatatatatatatatatatgtatatttgtacattataatatatatatgtacattattatgtatatatgcatatatatttacacaaaaaaaaaaaaaatatatgtgtaacttaaattgaaaataatttattttttgacaatgcaaatatttagaaagaaaaataaattatatttatgaaaaatttactttAACTATTATGATTAATGTTAGACAATTAGCATTTTAGAAATTTgaaatatcaattttttttttttcgagcagttttatatataacaaatgtaaaattgttaaaagggctttatacaaattatatactatcttagtttatatatatatatatatatatacatttataaataaaaacatgttCATCATATAAgacatttttatgtataacatAAACAAAAACTATTTGATagcttaaaatattttaaaattctcTACTATTTAGtgatgaaatatattttttaatttattaatgaacaaaatataaaatttttaaaataaggaAATTTTCCAAAAACCAATTATTTACCCAAAAAATTTACcacaaattatatttttttacccttttttttttgagtttaattaacttaatttatgaataattcGTGTCAAATATGGACTGATTTATTTACTTGTATTGATGAAAagtcatattaaaaaagagaaacatCCCATATAgctatatttcatatatatatttacatatgtattattatatgtgcttttgtttacttatatatatatatatatatatatatatatggcaCACTGATATTATTACCGGTCCATTTAGCACTTTCCTTATTAATGCGAATATTAGGAAtacctttttaatttgtttttaaataactaTTTCAGAAATCGCTGGGTTCTTTTTATTgacttcttttcttttttgccCTTTCACATGTAactgtataataaaaatatattaacatatattcatatagaAATTTTGTTTCTATTTTAATATCCACAAaagtacaaataatatatatatgcgagCAATATTTTAAACGCTTCAACCATaatgaaatatgaaaaaaaaaaaaaaaatgatgtttcttttttttttataatgtgaATAGCCAAAGTTATGCGTAACCATCGTACACacaatttaaaaacaaatatttctCTTATCTTTTCAGAATAATCATTTTGTATGTATACTTGTGTTATGCATATTCGTGTCTGcaatttgttaaatattaaaacgaATCCTGTTTCGTTATTCGATGTGGATTATAAAAGTAGCAACAGAGTCTCTCTCTCACTCTCtcagtttatatatatttatttatatatatgattttattatttatattttgtattttcatcattGAACGCATTTATGCGTTCTGTCTTAAATGAGACATTTCTACTTATCGGAGTTAAAATAAATCCACGGTTTAACggttattattataagtaaagcagtatgaatatatatgtatgcatgtttgtgtgtttgtatgtatgcacatgCCCGCAGAACATGATAAATTGCTGTTCCTGCattagaataaaattttaaggatTGCATGTAACATGTGcaatagtatatataatggttaatatacatttacagatgtattataatagtaagaatggaaaatatatgtaaaagtatatatgtgcaaatGGTGTATTATTGTAAAGCTTGGTCAAAACGCGAATAAATAGCAAACTTTCATGATGAACATACAAATGAAGTATTAATTAGctacatatatgttaaatagaaaaaaaaagagcaaaataCAAAATGCTAAACGCAAATTCGAAAAGCAGGAGGCAAAAAGAGTTTCATGCCTCTATTTGGCACCAATTATAACCCacaattttcatattatttatttgtataatattataagcAGAATGATAATTGTTAAATTTTACTCtagttatataattttcccCTCTATAAATAGGAACACCAATAATATTATCTTtatcttcttcttttattaaagaaatgATAAAACTAATTCTATGTAATCCTGTACCCTTTTTTATTGATGGTCCCACATATGGTAGTAAGgtaatacaatttttttctgtacCTTTTATTAACTCATTTGATTTGATACCTGATACAACCCAATGAACATATTCCTTTCCATCTGGTCGTTTCCTTGAGGGATAATCTGAGTCAACCatgaacaaaacaaaacagtaACCATCGGGAGGGAGCTctgaaaattttatgttcCTTGGTGTACTTCCCGTGCCGCAtaaatctaatatatttccATGGTTTACCTCTTTTCCTGCCTTAAAACTTATAAATACTTCTATGCTTAAATTAATGTTTTCGTCAGGGAAAACGTGgggtataattttttccttttttagtTCCTCTATGGTTGGTATTGCCATCCCTGTTTAATAtgcatacacacacatatatatatatatgatcatatatataaatacgttagaatgtatattttttgctcgttaaaaaattatttgtataattctgggtttataactatatattaatttgttatcaaattttgtatatatacattcaccttcagataattttttagtatCTTTGCAAAAACGTTTATAACAGAACAATTGTAATAAAACTGAcgatatataattatacatatatttactcaTAAAATGCATGTGTGTTGCTTCTAGAtcgtaaaattttaatactaCTGTTATCTGTATACATCattacttaatattttctatattaaaaaatttgggAGAAGGTagacaataattttttttttttttttttttttttttttttaccacgCCCTTTTTAAAAAGCAGTTGTTGCATTTCAGacatgttatataaaaaaaaaaaaaaacgcaCCCATGTGTGTGCAtattatagttttttttctttcttatagcactaaaataaatgtaatttatatgaaagaaaagtaaaaaaggaCGAGAATGCCATGTATAACATGTACCACGAGAaaatatacgcatatatatatatatatatatatctttaaattGAGCcctatatatctttaatattcaaattataatgtgtattaaaaattgaattttttattggCATCTTTTATTTgatgtttaatatattacatttatttaattttttattttgtcttaATCTGTTCAATAAGAtgttttattcttaattttgtaataagCTCAACATACGACTaaagcatttttttaaatttacatttgCATGCGCtctacataataataatttttttttttaagtgttaattttttatttagcaACTCTCTATATATACTTTGACAGTTTTTTTTACGAACATAACATTTTccttatattaaaaatatcatattcCGATTGTATATATGcccatacatataaacatgtatttatatatagtgGAAATGTAGTGATATATCCACACATATTTACAAGTAAATgtgcatgtgtatatataactcTTTCCGTTTGAGAAAAAATTGCTTCTTTtgtatgatatatttatattaaactaGTACAGTTATACCTCACAAAAATATGGCTCATTTTAAAagttgtaatatatatatacatattcatatatttatatattcatatatttatttatgaatgtaTTTAGAATAGTTCTtcaatcatttttttctatttcctGTTATACAGTTTCCTTATAATTGTTATGTGAAAAAATTGTCGTGGCTTCacattcattatatatatatacactaattatttatatttatttaaaatataaaaattaaaaaaaaaaaaaaggtttcccttacatattttttttaagttctatatattaaatacagTCAAAAAGAAATGCACAacgtattatttatttattttttttttttttatacaaacaGATCTATATTTAGTGAATTCTACAAGTTTACATATGATTTctttcttatataaaaaccttttattttgtggtagtttacaaaaacaaaaaatgattttatatatttttcactatgcaaaatatataaagataacAAACGTACGAAAGTTAATTACATAACTTTAGATTTATCCGTTACACATAATTGAATAACTTATATATGAGTGCAAATTTTGTTAAGATTTATGAAGTTGTATGTGTTTTGAGTATACTTTAgagaatcaaaaaaaaaaaaaaaagaaagaaact is part of the Plasmodium malariae genome assembly, chromosome: 14 genome and encodes:
- the RKIP gene encoding raf kinase inhibitor, putative, with the protein product MAIPTIEELKKEKIIPHVFPDENINLSIEVFISFKAGKEVNHGNILDLCGTGSTPRNIKFSELPPDGYCFVLFMVDSDYPSRKRPDGKEYVHWVVSGIKSNELIKGTEKNCITLLPYVGPSIKKGTGLHRISFIISLIKEEDKDNIIGVPIYRGENYITRVKFNNYHSAYNIIQINNMKIVGYNWCQIEA
- the PmUG01_14054000 gene encoding aminophospholipid-transporting P-ATPase, putative translates to MSKINNNYRIITFLIVKHFSYDANGIRININSANKKSYNNSVITSKYTIFNFLFLNAYEQFHKISNVYFFIIGILQLVPQFTATNRLPTILFPLSIVLICNAFKDAYEDWNRHKTDKIENNRMCYVVLDEAKIEQVNDSSGKNIFRKIKNFFFRKPKVASAENFFDYDDNFVDEITDVCVFMNNFEDSLEHIDGTTKKRWKDINSGDIILCKRSEFFCADILLLSTSDKNGIAFVETASLDGETNLKVKEANSFIFNILSSNRSQAIEKVKELKGFIISEKPNKDLTTMYGTIFFEKDKQTDTSSNNDLAELLRQTTEQIEYRKRRLSSADLSKKSSNKGNRIDDWGDELSIDKEDKYIRIPFDEKHFVLRGCKLKNTDWIIGIVIYIGKETKIQMNSSKPIIKTSKLEILTNKMTVIIWLIQMIICLISAYYNALIVSSSKKSKYKYLPFTLEESKKPFIVGTISFFSWVVITANFIPICLIVTMSFVKVIQAYFISCDTNMFHKIQADPPTFSEQKDVANMNAGDSFELGIKDNNNNNNNSSNCNNSSNCNNSSNCNNSSNCNNNSNCNNNSNCNNNSSSNNNSNNNRQTNSNMNSSINKLPSEVSNISRDKLEEHKKGGNNFPSNTNKETSSNTGTNITKRQLSRVMTFKDYKEKNCIYFNAVPRTSSLIEELGQIEYIFSDKTGTLTCNIMEFRKCAVNGISYGNGLTEIKRNIMKKKNMEIPDEPVATSNIKTPNVNIVDEDLENHLKDVNHFNHASLISFFLHLAINHAVICDNNSDMVSTYSSSSPDEEALVYAAKHFGITFLCRKDGKYRINIFGKVYEIETLASIEFTSKRKMSSVICRIPVINSSSNDDFTKEAKNKARNFDKIDGSEKENYYKEEQNKNENMENASNDRSSLGKKELILSSKWREDITDVQIGNNSINNNGKNSSNNNNNNNNSNVNINSSGNDRCKDKDNKEVFSCKNCKKSKIMLFCKGAGSVILKKLANKTDVDEMTIEHMETYADEGLRTLCIAQRELSEETFAEWYKLYKEAMVSVKDRDENLENVADHIENNLILQGVTGIEDKLQEGVSSTIEDLRLAGIHIWMLTGDKIETAMNIGIAANVIDNYSDQFIYTEDLITCEDELMEKLDEDILNIEKTLNIPHYDFTNKINEKKKGFFKSCFSFKEENTLSLSPDEYKMLISTYNHVLVVDGTVLDILLSEKFERKFFYLADKCSSVICARVSPYQKGAIVSSANRLLNKITLAIGDGANDRNMINRANIGIGIRGQEGVQAFNSSDYGISQFRFLKNLLLVHGRLSYRRISKLVVYMFYKNIVLVFPLFIFGSLSLYSGQKIYYEFLLHLHNIIFTSVPVIIHAILDKDVSLNTALVTPSLYKLGIYHYYFNISTFVSWVINSLFHGLVVFMIPLYFLSYYNIPNSDGTPYDMWTVGCVTYFLTVLVVNLKILLETYYLNVLQITAVFMSIFAFIILSVACSFMCFGSNHFLGTAIILAQSLRFWLVVLLGLFTALSRDYIYKVIKRNFNPEVYHILVDQEDEKKGPNIIEQISDDNNQIEEKIVIEKSKSLGYAFSEADPACIKLIRKHDKML